The proteins below are encoded in one region of Asticcacaulis excentricus CB 48:
- a CDS encoding ABC-F family ATP-binding cassette domain-containing protein, with protein MIRLDNISKQNGHQILFIDASMGVQKGEKVGLVGPNGAGKTTLFRMITGQEPPDDGQVSIDAGMTIGYFSQDVGEMSGQSAVAAVMDGVGPVSALAAEMAELEATMADPNQADNFDAVIERYGEVQARFEELDGYALEARAREVLAGLSFSQERMDGDVGLLSGGWKMRVALARILLMRPDGMLLDEPSNHLDLESLIWLEAFLKNYDGALLMTSHDRAFMNRIIGKVIEIDAGSLITYSGDLDFYDQQRALTEAQRQAQYERQQAMLAKEIKFIERFKARASHAAQVQSRVKKLDKIERVEAPRRRQSVQFEFRSPPRSGDDVLNLRDVHKSYGDHTIYSGLDFKVRRKERWCVLGANGAGKSTLLKLVAGDTTPDKGTVSIGASVKMGYFAQHSMDLLDGEETIFESLEGAFPQAPQGALRTLAGCFGFSGDDVEKPCRVLSGGEKARLVMARMLFDPPNLLVLDEPTNHLDMVTKEMLVAALADFEGTMLFVSHDRHFLAALSNRVLELTHDGVHEYGGGYTEYVARTGQEAPGLHPNG; from the coding sequence ATGATCCGCCTCGACAATATCAGCAAGCAAAACGGCCACCAGATCCTGTTCATTGACGCCTCTATGGGCGTACAGAAAGGCGAGAAGGTTGGGCTGGTCGGGCCGAACGGCGCGGGCAAGACGACCCTGTTTCGCATGATCACCGGTCAGGAACCACCCGATGACGGTCAGGTGTCGATCGATGCCGGCATGACCATTGGCTATTTCAGTCAGGATGTCGGCGAAATGTCAGGCCAGAGTGCCGTGGCCGCTGTTATGGATGGCGTCGGCCCGGTGAGCGCGCTGGCTGCCGAAATGGCCGAGCTTGAGGCCACCATGGCTGACCCGAATCAGGCCGACAACTTCGATGCGGTTATCGAGCGTTATGGCGAGGTGCAGGCGCGCTTTGAGGAGCTGGACGGCTATGCGCTGGAGGCCCGGGCGCGCGAAGTGCTGGCAGGTTTGAGCTTCAGTCAGGAGCGTATGGACGGTGATGTAGGCCTGCTCTCCGGAGGCTGGAAGATGCGCGTGGCGCTCGCACGCATCCTGCTGATGCGGCCCGATGGCATGCTGCTCGACGAACCCTCGAACCACCTCGACCTCGAAAGCCTGATCTGGCTGGAAGCCTTCCTCAAAAACTACGACGGCGCGCTGCTGATGACCTCGCACGACCGCGCCTTCATGAACCGCATCATCGGCAAGGTCATTGAAATCGATGCCGGTTCGCTGATCACCTATTCTGGCGATCTTGACTTTTATGACCAGCAACGCGCCCTGACCGAGGCGCAAAGGCAGGCGCAGTATGAGCGTCAGCAGGCCATGCTGGCCAAGGAAATCAAGTTTATCGAACGCTTCAAAGCGCGCGCCAGCCATGCCGCACAGGTCCAGAGCCGCGTCAAGAAGCTCGACAAGATCGAGCGCGTCGAAGCGCCACGTCGCCGTCAGTCGGTACAGTTCGAATTCCGCAGCCCCCCGCGGTCAGGCGACGACGTGTTGAACCTGCGCGACGTGCACAAAAGCTACGGCGACCACACCATCTATAGCGGGCTGGACTTCAAGGTGCGCCGCAAGGAACGTTGGTGCGTGTTGGGGGCCAATGGCGCGGGCAAGTCCACCCTGCTCAAGCTAGTGGCCGGGGATACCACCCCCGACAAAGGCACAGTCAGCATCGGGGCGAGTGTCAAGATGGGTTATTTCGCCCAGCATTCGATGGACCTGCTCGACGGCGAAGAGACGATTTTCGAATCTCTGGAAGGCGCATTCCCTCAGGCCCCTCAGGGCGCCCTACGCACCCTGGCAGGATGCTTCGGCTTCTCTGGCGACGATGTTGAAAAGCCCTGCCGTGTGCTTTCGGGCGGGGAGAAGGCACGGCTGGTCATGGCGCGGATGTTGTTCGATCCGCCCAACCTTCTAGTGCTGGACGAACCGACCAACCACCTCGACATGGTGACAAAGGAAATGCTGGTTGCGGCGCTGGCCGATTTCGAAGGGACCATGCTGTTCGTCTCACACGACCGTCACTTCCTTGCCGCCCTGTCCAACCGCGTACTGGAACTGACGCACGACGGCGTGCATGAATATGGCGGCGGCTACACGGAATATGTGGCACGCACCGGTCAGGAAGCGCCGGGCCTGCACCCCAACGGGTAA